Proteins from a genomic interval of Flammeovirgaceae bacterium SG7u.111:
- a CDS encoding DUF892 family protein, giving the protein MEPINNLKELLKEMLKSCYDSELLQLEAFPKLIDKAYSPELKKAIQSSYEHSKRHLDKMEEIFIRMKVSPVGEVCESTVGQLNETWRLMERIQEPGVQDAAIVTLVQHIHHHDIAGYGTMSAFANAVGYYETSEALHQMLEEEKEMDEELTKMAIQKLNKRAKLEKEEEFSAM; this is encoded by the coding sequence ATGGAACCGATAAACAATCTAAAAGAACTACTGAAAGAAATGCTCAAAAGCTGTTACGATTCTGAGCTACTCCAATTAGAAGCTTTCCCAAAACTCATAGACAAAGCCTACTCGCCCGAGCTAAAAAAGGCTATCCAATCGAGCTATGAACATTCTAAAAGACATTTAGATAAAATGGAAGAGATATTTATCCGAATGAAGGTGAGCCCGGTTGGTGAAGTGTGCGAGTCTACCGTGGGGCAGTTGAACGAGACTTGGAGGCTGATGGAGCGAATACAAGAACCTGGGGTACAAGATGCTGCCATTGTTACCTTGGTGCAGCATATCCACCACCATGATATAGCCGGTTATGGAACTATGAGCGCTTTTGCCAATGCGGTAGGGTATTATGAAACTTCCGAGGCTTTGCACCAGATGTTGGAAGAAGAGAAAGAAATGGATGAAGAGCTTACCAAAATGGCTATTCAGAAATTAAATAAGCGGGCTAAGCTTGAAAAGGAAGAAG